The following are encoded in a window of Mycobacterium decipiens genomic DNA:
- a CDS encoding flavin-containing monooxygenase — protein MAAKHFDVLIIGAGLSGIGTACHVMRKFPRKVIAVLERRERLGGTWDLFRYPGVRSDSDMFTFGYQFRPWQDAKVLADGPSIRRYIADTAAEFGIDEKIHYGLKVGTAEWSSRQCRWTVTAVHEATGETQIYTCNYLISCTGYYNYDAGYLPTFPGVDRFQGRCIHPQHWPEDLDYAGKKVVVIGSGATAVTLVPAMAGPRPDCAAHVTMLQRSPSYIFSLPAIDKISEALARFLPDSWVYAFGRRRNIAIQRKLYQACRRWPNLMRRLLLWEVRRRLGRCVDMSNFTPNYLPWDERLCAVPNGDLFKVLASGAASVVTDQIDTFTERGILCKSGSELEADIVVTATGLNIQMLGGIQLFVDGARYQLHDRMTYKGVLLENLPNLAWIIGYTNASWTLKADIAGAYLCRLFQHMEDNGYAVATPRDAQNCALEVGMFDQLNSGYVKRGQDLIPRQGSKHPWQVLMHYEKDAKVLLDDPIEDGVLRFAATVRDTAAA, from the coding sequence ATGGCTGCAAAACATTTCGACGTCTTGATCATCGGCGCCGGCCTGTCCGGTATCGGTACCGCCTGTCACGTGATGCGCAAGTTCCCCCGCAAAGTCATCGCGGTGCTGGAACGACGTGAAAGGCTGGGCGGTACCTGGGATCTGTTCCGGTACCCCGGAGTCCGTTCGGACTCTGACATGTTCACCTTCGGCTACCAGTTCCGCCCGTGGCAGGACGCGAAGGTACTCGCGGACGGCCCGTCCATCCGGCGCTACATCGCCGATACCGCAGCGGAGTTCGGCATCGACGAGAAGATCCACTATGGCTTGAAAGTTGGCACCGCCGAGTGGTCGAGCCGGCAGTGCCGTTGGACCGTCACCGCCGTGCACGAGGCTACCGGCGAAACGCAGATCTACACCTGCAATTACCTCATCAGCTGCACCGGTTACTACAACTACGACGCCGGTTACCTACCGACCTTCCCCGGCGTGGACCGCTTCCAGGGCCGCTGCATTCATCCGCAACACTGGCCCGAAGACCTGGACTACGCCGGCAAGAAGGTCGTGGTAATCGGCAGTGGCGCGACGGCGGTCACCCTGGTCCCGGCGATGGCCGGCCCCCGCCCCGATTGCGCCGCGCACGTCACGATGTTGCAGCGGTCCCCGTCCTACATCTTCTCGCTGCCGGCAATCGATAAGATCTCCGAAGCGCTGGCACGTTTCCTGCCGGACAGCTGGGTGTACGCGTTCGGCCGCAGGCGCAACATCGCCATCCAGCGCAAGCTCTACCAGGCCTGCCGCCGCTGGCCCAATCTCATGCGACGACTTCTGCTCTGGGAAGTACGACGCCGCCTCGGGCGCTGCGTCGACATGAGCAACTTCACCCCGAACTACCTGCCGTGGGACGAGCGGTTGTGCGCCGTGCCCAATGGCGACCTGTTCAAGGTGCTGGCATCGGGTGCGGCGTCGGTGGTCACCGATCAGATCGACACGTTTACCGAGAGGGGCATCCTGTGCAAGTCCGGTAGCGAACTCGAGGCCGACATTGTCGTCACCGCGACCGGTCTGAACATCCAGATGCTGGGTGGGATACAACTTTTCGTCGACGGCGCACGGTACCAGCTGCACGACCGGATGACCTACAAGGGTGTGCTGCTGGAGAACCTCCCCAACCTGGCATGGATCATCGGCTACACCAACGCGTCGTGGACCCTGAAGGCCGACATCGCCGGCGCCTACCTGTGCCGGCTGTTCCAGCACATGGAGGACAACGGCTACGCGGTGGCAACCCCGCGCGATGCCCAGAACTGCGCGTTGGAAGTCGGCATGTTCGACCAGCTGAACTCCGGCTACGTGAAGCGCGGCCAGGACCTCATCCCGCGCCAGGGTTCCAAACACCCGTGGCAGGTGCTCATGCACTACGAGAAGGACGCAAAGGTTCTGCTCGATGACCCCATCGAAGACGGTGTGCTGCGGTTTGCCGCGACCGTCCGAGACACCGCGGCGGCCTGA
- a CDS encoding AraC family transcriptional regulator, which produces MDMGSLIRATNLWGYTDLMRELGADPRPFLKRFEIRPGIEHQDEAFMSLEAFVRMLEASADELDCPDFGLRLSRWQGLAILGPIAVIARNAQTLLGGLEAIGRYLYVHSPALTLSVSPTTTGSNIKFSYEVTDPALPYPLQGYELSMANAVRMIRFLGGPQARARVISFMHHQVGSDDAYNDALGCTVRFAQTWCGFEVPRRLADRPIDNADPETRRIATKYLESHYPPSSAVLSEKVSELARRLLPTGQCSAEAIADQLAVHPRTLQRRLAVEGVRCQDLIERERRDQAARYLAEPGLYLSQIAVLLGYSEQSALNRSCRRWFGKTPRQYRADLPVSSSCARR; this is translated from the coding sequence ATTGACATGGGCAGTCTCATCCGCGCCACCAACCTGTGGGGATACACCGATCTGATGCGCGAACTCGGCGCTGACCCGCGGCCGTTCCTGAAGCGCTTCGAGATCCGGCCGGGCATCGAACACCAGGACGAAGCGTTCATGTCCTTGGAGGCGTTTGTTCGGATGCTGGAAGCCAGCGCCGACGAACTCGATTGTCCGGACTTCGGACTTCGCCTTTCGCGCTGGCAGGGCCTTGCCATCCTTGGCCCCATCGCCGTGATCGCGCGCAATGCGCAGACGTTGCTCGGCGGGTTGGAGGCGATCGGGCGCTACCTGTATGTCCATTCGCCGGCCCTGACGTTGAGTGTTTCGCCAACCACGACAGGATCCAACATCAAGTTCAGTTACGAGGTGACCGATCCGGCGCTTCCGTATCCACTTCAGGGATACGAGCTGAGCATGGCCAACGCAGTCCGGATGATCCGCTTTCTCGGCGGACCACAGGCACGAGCCCGCGTCATCTCGTTCATGCACCACCAAGTGGGTTCTGACGACGCATACAACGATGCGCTGGGTTGTACCGTGCGCTTCGCGCAGACGTGGTGTGGGTTCGAGGTACCCCGTCGTCTGGCCGACAGGCCCATCGACAATGCGGATCCGGAAACCAGACGCATCGCCACGAAATATCTTGAGTCCCATTACCCGCCGAGCTCCGCAGTGCTGTCGGAAAAGGTGTCCGAGCTGGCCCGCCGCCTGCTGCCTACCGGCCAGTGCAGCGCTGAGGCTATCGCGGACCAACTCGCCGTGCACCCACGGACGCTGCAACGACGCCTAGCTGTCGAGGGTGTGCGATGCCAGGACCTCATCGAGCGGGAACGCCGCGATCAAGCGGCTAGGTACCTCGCCGAACCGGGGCTGTACTTGAGCCAGATCGCGGTCCTACTCGGCTATTCCGAACAGAGCGCGCTCAACCGTTCATGTCGACGCTGGTTCGGTAAGACGCCTCGGCAGTACCGAGCCGACCTACCGGTGTCCTCGTCCTGCGCCCGCAGGTAA
- a CDS encoding serine/threonine-protein kinase encodes MTDVDPLATRRDLVRDIPAELHQVGFDNVEQIGRGGFGVVYRCAQPMLDRVVAVKVSITDLDPDNLDRFLREQRAMGRLSGHPHIMNVLQVGVLASGRPYIVMPYHAKDSLEVLIRRHGPLDWSETLTIGVKLAGALEAAHRSGTLHRDVKPANVLLTDYGEPQLTDFGIARIVGGFETATGVITGSPAYTAPEVLEGRSPTPASDVYSLGATLFCLLTGHAVFERRSGEQVVAQFLRVTSQPTPEVEMKGVPSDLAEIIEQAMARDPSDRPATAAAFGEELRAVQRRNGVAVDEMPCPVELGVERRKSSAARSVHRDTIGTPTFQTPPTPATKYRPSIPTRSLVARTRLTDILRGGGRRRLILIHAPSGCGKSTLAAQWRAELSSDGVTVAWLTVDDDDNNEVWFLAHLLESIRRVRPALAESLGQLLEEHGADACRYVLTSLIDEIHQQDDQITVVVDDWHRVSDSQTSAALGFLLDNACHHLQVIVTSWSRAGLPLGRLRVRDELVEIDSDALRFDTDEAASLLNEVGGLELSRGDVEALTTSTDGWAAALQLAALSLRGGGDASSLVGRLSGASEVIREFLGENVLDTLDPDLREFLLVTSITERTCGGLAAVLAGVTNGQSWLEEVEQRGLFLQRIDDDPKWFRFHQMFAEFLRRRLERDRPDGIEELHRTASAWFAKNGFLNEAVDHALAAGDPARAVDLVEQDESNLLEQSKMTTLLGIVKKLPQQLVVPRPLLQLVIAWANILLQRSAHTDGALDRFEAALGRADLADRVRADLRAEADVLRAVAEALADRVERVDELVAEAMSRPDTFHPRVAGSAGNVAAFAAICRFDFDAADRLLDWAAPYQEMMGPFSTVYGRCYRGLAAKYRLDIPAALENLWEAYEIGTGVGTHSHAARLAGSLLGELLYETGGVAEAARLVEESYLLGSDGGAVDYLAARYVIGARIKAGQGDLGAAADRLAAGATAAVHLRLPRLAARINNERIRLGIDLPPGLAASLRSPRTIPRDNGIATMTAELDEDSAVRLLSASVSADDHEQACRRATDLVAAIDCQRRPLAALQAQVLRIETLTAARREDDARIALGPVAAQCAEAGVSRLLVDAGLA; translated from the coding sequence ATGACCGACGTCGACCCGCTTGCGACACGGCGGGACCTGGTTCGCGATATTCCCGCGGAACTACATCAGGTTGGGTTCGACAACGTCGAGCAGATCGGACGCGGCGGATTCGGGGTCGTTTATCGCTGCGCCCAGCCCATGCTCGATCGCGTCGTTGCCGTCAAGGTGTCGATCACTGACCTCGATCCGGACAATCTCGACCGCTTCCTACGCGAACAGCGCGCCATGGGCCGCCTTTCCGGACATCCGCACATCATGAACGTTTTGCAGGTAGGCGTGTTGGCTAGTGGCCGGCCCTACATCGTGATGCCGTACCACGCGAAGGATTCGCTCGAGGTACTGATCCGCCGGCACGGACCCCTGGACTGGAGCGAGACACTCACCATCGGCGTGAAACTCGCGGGGGCGCTGGAAGCCGCGCACCGCAGCGGAACACTGCATCGTGACGTGAAACCCGCGAACGTCCTGCTGACCGACTACGGGGAACCGCAGTTGACCGACTTCGGAATCGCCCGAATCGTCGGGGGCTTCGAGACGGCGACCGGGGTGATTACCGGTTCGCCGGCTTACACCGCACCCGAGGTGCTCGAGGGCAGGTCGCCGACGCCCGCATCGGACGTGTATTCGCTGGGTGCGACGTTGTTCTGTCTGCTGACCGGTCATGCGGTGTTCGAGCGCCGCTCCGGCGAGCAGGTAGTCGCTCAGTTTTTGCGAGTGACCTCGCAGCCCACCCCAGAGGTGGAGATGAAGGGCGTGCCGAGCGACCTAGCCGAGATCATCGAACAGGCGATGGCTAGGGATCCGTCGGATCGTCCGGCGACCGCTGCAGCATTTGGCGAAGAGCTTCGTGCAGTTCAGCGTCGCAACGGTGTCGCCGTCGACGAGATGCCCTGCCCCGTCGAGCTCGGTGTGGAACGCCGAAAGTCGTCCGCGGCACGCTCTGTTCATCGGGACACGATCGGCACCCCGACGTTCCAGACGCCCCCGACACCCGCGACGAAGTACCGGCCCTCGATCCCCACCAGGTCACTGGTCGCCCGCACCCGGCTCACCGACATCCTTCGCGGCGGTGGACGGCGACGGCTAATCCTCATCCACGCACCCTCGGGGTGCGGCAAGAGCACGCTGGCGGCGCAATGGCGTGCGGAACTGTCCAGTGACGGCGTCACGGTCGCCTGGCTGACGGTCGACGACGATGACAACAACGAGGTGTGGTTTCTGGCGCATCTACTCGAGTCGATTCGGCGGGTCCGCCCCGCCCTCGCCGAGTCGTTGGGGCAGCTGCTCGAAGAGCACGGCGCTGACGCGTGCCGCTACGTATTGACGTCGCTCATCGACGAAATCCACCAACAGGACGACCAAATCACGGTAGTAGTCGACGACTGGCATCGGGTGTCCGACAGCCAAACTAGCGCCGCCCTGGGGTTCCTGTTGGACAACGCATGTCACCACCTACAGGTCATCGTCACTAGCTGGTCTCGCGCAGGATTGCCGCTGGGCAGATTGCGAGTTCGTGACGAGTTGGTCGAGATCGATTCCGATGCTTTGCGTTTCGATACCGACGAGGCGGCCTCATTGCTCAACGAGGTGGGCGGCCTAGAGCTGTCGCGCGGCGATGTGGAGGCGTTGACCACATCGACCGATGGGTGGGCCGCGGCCCTGCAGCTGGCCGCGTTGTCGCTGCGCGGCGGCGGCGATGCGAGCAGCCTCGTGGGCCGACTTTCCGGCGCCAGCGAAGTGATCCGCGAATTCCTCGGCGAGAACGTATTGGACACCCTCGACCCCGATCTGCGTGAGTTCCTACTGGTCACGTCCATCACCGAGCGGACCTGCGGCGGGCTGGCCGCCGTGCTGGCGGGGGTGACCAATGGGCAGTCATGGCTGGAAGAGGTCGAGCAGCGCGGCCTGTTCCTGCAGCGGATCGACGACGACCCAAAGTGGTTCCGCTTCCACCAGATGTTCGCCGAGTTTCTGCGCCGTCGCCTCGAACGTGATCGGCCCGACGGGATCGAAGAACTGCACCGCACCGCTTCGGCCTGGTTCGCCAAGAACGGTTTTCTCAACGAGGCCGTCGATCATGCGTTGGCCGCGGGCGATCCAGCCCGTGCCGTTGATCTTGTCGAGCAGGATGAGTCGAACTTGCTGGAGCAATCCAAGATGACGACGTTGCTCGGAATCGTGAAAAAGCTGCCGCAACAACTGGTGGTTCCGCGGCCTCTGCTCCAGCTCGTGATCGCGTGGGCGAACATCCTGTTGCAGCGTTCGGCGCACACCGACGGCGCGCTTGATCGTTTCGAAGCGGCCTTGGGCCGGGCAGACCTCGCTGACCGGGTGCGTGCGGATCTGCGCGCTGAGGCAGACGTGCTGCGAGCAGTCGCCGAAGCCCTAGCCGATCGGGTTGAGCGTGTCGACGAGTTGGTCGCAGAGGCGATGTCGAGACCGGACACTTTCCATCCGCGGGTGGCTGGGTCCGCAGGTAACGTCGCGGCGTTTGCCGCGATCTGCCGCTTCGACTTCGATGCCGCCGACCGGTTGCTTGACTGGGCCGCGCCCTATCAGGAGATGATGGGGCCGTTCTCCACCGTTTATGGGCGCTGCTATCGGGGCCTGGCCGCGAAGTATCGCCTCGATATTCCCGCGGCACTGGAGAACCTCTGGGAAGCGTACGAGATTGGCACCGGAGTCGGAACCCATTCGCACGCGGCCCGGCTCGCGGGTTCGCTTCTCGGCGAATTGCTCTACGAGACGGGCGGGGTGGCCGAGGCCGCGCGTCTTGTGGAGGAAAGCTATCTGCTCGGGTCCGACGGTGGAGCGGTGGACTACTTGGCCGCCAGGTATGTGATCGGTGCGCGGATCAAGGCGGGTCAGGGGGATCTCGGTGCGGCGGCTGATCGCCTTGCCGCCGGGGCAACGGCCGCAGTTCACCTGCGGCTGCCCCGCCTTGCCGCCCGGATCAACAACGAGCGCATCCGGCTGGGAATCGACCTACCTCCGGGGCTTGCCGCCAGTTTGCGGTCGCCCCGCACTATCCCTCGCGACAATGGAATCGCCACGATGACGGCCGAACTCGACGAGGACTCCGCCGTTCGCCTACTGTCCGCAAGCGTTTCTGCGGACGACCACGAGCAAGCCTGCCGACGGGCCACCGATCTGGTCGCTGCGATCGATTGCCAGCGCCGACCGCTGGCTGCGCTGCAGGCGCAAGTGCTCCGGATCGAAACCCTCACGGCGGCCCGCCGGGAAGACGACGCCCGAATCGCTCTGGGGCCGGTAGCCGCGCAGTGTGCCGAAGCCGGGGTGTCACGTCTGCTGGTCGATGCGGGCCTCGCGTAA
- a CDS encoding DUF808 domain-containing protein — translation MSAGLLGLLDDVAALARLAAASVDDIGAAAGRATAKAAGVVIDDTAVTPQYIRGIAAERELPIIKRIGIGSLRNKLLFILPGGLLISQFVGWLMFPILMLGAAYLCYEGAEKVWAAIRGHDGDAARPGGEDHMVTSAIRTDFILSAEIMVIALNEVAESPFVQRLVILVVVAVVITAAVYGVVAGIVKMDDIGLRLAQTTSRFGQKVGRGLVAGMPKLLSMLSVVGTVAMLWVGGHILLVGSHHLGWHTPYGLVLHLEEHVHHAVESVGGVLAWLINTGVSAVIGVVVGALVVALMHLVAFGRRTGRHESWVATPTKDMGSRSGS, via the coding sequence ATGAGTGCGGGTCTGTTGGGGCTCTTGGACGACGTCGCGGCGCTGGCGAGGCTGGCCGCCGCTTCGGTTGACGACATCGGCGCCGCCGCCGGCCGCGCGACAGCAAAGGCCGCCGGCGTGGTCATCGACGACACCGCCGTGACGCCGCAATATATCCGCGGGATCGCCGCCGAGCGCGAGTTGCCCATCATCAAGCGCATCGGGATCGGCTCCCTGCGCAACAAGTTGTTGTTCATCCTGCCCGGCGGATTGCTGATCAGTCAGTTCGTGGGGTGGCTGATGTTTCCGATCCTGATGCTGGGTGCCGCCTACCTGTGTTACGAAGGCGCTGAGAAGGTCTGGGCCGCCATCCGCGGTCATGACGGCGATGCTGCGCGACCCGGCGGCGAAGACCACATGGTGACCTCGGCGATCCGGACCGACTTCATCCTGTCCGCCGAGATCATGGTGATCGCCCTCAACGAGGTGGCCGAGTCGCCGTTCGTGCAACGGCTCGTCATCCTCGTCGTCGTGGCCGTGGTCATCACCGCCGCGGTATACGGCGTCGTCGCCGGCATCGTCAAGATGGACGACATCGGACTGCGCCTCGCCCAGACCACCTCCCGCTTCGGGCAGAAGGTCGGCCGGGGCCTGGTCGCCGGGATGCCCAAGCTGCTTTCAATGCTCTCGGTGGTGGGGACCGTCGCAATGCTTTGGGTGGGCGGCCACATCCTCCTGGTCGGCAGCCACCACCTCGGCTGGCACACGCCGTATGGCTTGGTGCTTCACCTCGAGGAGCACGTTCACCACGCTGTCGAGTCCGTCGGTGGCGTGTTGGCCTGGTTGATCAACACCGGGGTATCCGCGGTGATCGGAGTGGTGGTCGGAGCCTTGGTCGTCGCCCTCATGCACCTGGTGGCCTTCGGCCGCCGGACCGGTAGGCACGAATCCTGGGTCGCCACGCCGACGAAGGACATGGGATCGCGGTCGGGGTCATAG
- a CDS encoding flavin monoamine oxidase family protein produces MTQEFCTDNILDVVVIGAGFSGLAAARALRQGGLRRMAVIEARDRVGGRVWNAEVAAGHTVEMGAAWVGPGQSAVIDLAKELGLGLRPQFNRGDTFIVVDGRPTRVPTTESPITNEDFVGNLDRLAETVPVDAPWGAARADD; encoded by the coding sequence ATGACGCAGGAATTCTGCACCGACAACATCCTCGATGTGGTGGTGATCGGCGCCGGCTTTTCCGGCCTGGCCGCCGCCCGTGCATTGCGTCAAGGCGGACTGCGACGCATGGCCGTGATCGAGGCGCGCGACCGCGTGGGCGGCCGTGTCTGGAACGCCGAAGTCGCGGCGGGGCATACCGTCGAGATGGGTGCCGCCTGGGTCGGACCGGGGCAATCGGCGGTGATCGATCTCGCCAAGGAACTCGGGCTGGGTCTGCGCCCGCAATTCAATCGCGGCGACACCTTCATCGTCGTCGACGGCCGGCCGACGCGCGTGCCGACGACGGAGAGCCCGATCACCAACGAGGATTTCGTAGGCAACCTTGATCGACTCGCGGAAACGGTGCCCGTCGATGCGCCGTGGGGCGCGGCGCGCGCCGACGACTAG
- a CDS encoding WS/DGAT/MGAT family O-acyltransferase produces the protein MRQLTSLDTQFLAMENARVQGHVSVLGTYDPMTTSGRPLDAALVRELISDRLHLLPTFRWRLAQVPFALDYPYWVDDGTFDVEYHVRELALPSPGDQRQLAEQVARIIGRQLDRARPLWEVYVIHGLADGAVAVLTKMHHAAVDGVSGAEVMSILLDDTTTGQRDSTPTVAAETFPSEVEMLGRGLAGLLRQPLRVLRAGPTTLPHLDDVPTIGHLPGVKAIARSSRLLKRALPTGSNGAAVRGRNVVAPRTRFQARVSPHRRVAFGSLSLAEVKTIKNTFGCTVNDVVLAICTAGLRAWLDERGELPTEPLAGFIPMSVRTAEQMGTFGNRVSVMIAELPTDSADPAERLRRINESMRAAKERHRALPASLLQDVNHFIPPALFAQAARATSRLASVRGINQPANVMISNVPGPSAPLHLGGAKQRAQFPVSGVVDGIGINITVMSYQDSLEFGIVVDREMVDDPWPILDALRAGMDELRELASRHARA, from the coding sequence ATGCGACAACTCACCAGCCTCGACACCCAGTTCCTCGCGATGGAAAACGCCCGCGTCCAAGGGCACGTCAGCGTGCTGGGGACATATGATCCCATGACCACTTCGGGACGGCCGCTGGATGCGGCGCTGGTCCGCGAGCTGATCAGCGATCGATTGCATCTGTTGCCCACCTTCCGTTGGCGGCTCGCGCAGGTGCCGTTCGCGCTCGACTATCCGTATTGGGTTGACGACGGCACGTTCGACGTCGAGTACCACGTCCGGGAGCTCGCGTTGCCTTCTCCGGGCGACCAGCGGCAACTCGCCGAGCAGGTGGCGCGCATCATCGGCCGGCAGCTCGACCGGGCACGCCCGCTCTGGGAGGTGTACGTGATCCACGGTCTTGCCGACGGTGCGGTCGCGGTTCTGACGAAAATGCATCACGCCGCCGTCGATGGAGTCTCGGGCGCCGAGGTGATGAGCATCCTGCTCGATGACACCACCACAGGGCAACGGGATTCGACGCCCACGGTCGCCGCGGAGACCTTCCCGTCCGAGGTGGAAATGCTTGGCCGCGGTCTGGCCGGCCTGCTGCGCCAGCCGCTGCGGGTGCTGCGTGCCGGCCCCACGACATTGCCGCATCTCGACGACGTACCGACGATTGGACATCTGCCCGGAGTCAAGGCGATCGCCCGCAGCAGCCGGCTGCTCAAGCGAGCGCTGCCGACCGGGTCGAACGGCGCCGCCGTGCGGGGCCGCAACGTCGTGGCCCCGCGCACTCGATTCCAGGCGCGGGTGTCCCCGCACCGGCGCGTTGCTTTCGGTTCGCTGTCACTGGCGGAGGTCAAGACGATCAAGAACACGTTCGGGTGCACCGTGAATGACGTTGTCCTTGCGATCTGCACCGCCGGCTTGCGCGCTTGGCTTGACGAGCGGGGCGAACTGCCGACCGAACCCCTTGCGGGTTTCATCCCGATGTCGGTCCGAACTGCCGAACAGATGGGCACATTCGGCAATCGGGTGTCGGTGATGATCGCCGAGCTGCCGACCGACTCGGCCGACCCGGCGGAGCGTCTGCGCCGGATCAACGAGTCGATGCGGGCGGCAAAGGAGCGTCACCGCGCGCTGCCGGCGTCGCTGCTGCAGGACGTCAATCACTTTATTCCGCCAGCCCTTTTCGCACAGGCGGCACGAGCCACTTCCCGATTGGCCAGCGTGCGCGGCATCAATCAACCGGCCAACGTCATGATTTCGAATGTCCCCGGGCCGTCGGCCCCGCTGCATCTCGGCGGCGCGAAGCAACGCGCACAGTTCCCGGTCTCCGGAGTCGTTGACGGGATCGGCATCAACATCACCGTGATGAGCTATCAGGATTCGCTTGAGTTCGGGATTGTCGTCGATCGCGAGATGGTCGACGACCCGTGGCCAATCCTGGACGCGTTACGCGCCGGGATGGACGAACTGCGTGAACTGGCCAGCCGCCACGCTCGCGCGTGA
- a CDS encoding PucR family transcriptional regulator, producing MEPEWSAARGDDERRVWSTVLRPAAAELSERASDIAAAVTSYTSERLPDLLASAEALEVNRASTEASIRDFAEVLLAGADPYEAARLGSPTLAYAQDGAQQGIPLTTLMRSYRLAHAATARHFNATLDVHARNADELRLASELGSAWMFAYVDAALCLVEEVYAAERDRWLRSAAANQAETIRTILAGQPIDADVASRRLRYEVGRVHVAAIAWLESHEEGRNTQAILEAAIRDVAAMIGNRKPLVHSLGILSVAAWISSHGDVPSKVLDELRFATATAPGVRVAIGEPARGIAGFRASHVEALEAQRVAVLAARPVGGVTRYHNASLGAIATVDIEQARTFVRRELGRLGSDDETTRRLAATLRTYLDENCSRGRTAKRLHVHENTVAYRIRQAEQTLGRSLEKRTLELRVALSLVDLVAEPADVGVSP from the coding sequence ATGGAGCCGGAGTGGAGCGCTGCGCGGGGCGATGACGAGCGGCGGGTTTGGTCGACCGTGCTGCGGCCGGCCGCGGCCGAATTGTCCGAACGCGCCAGTGATATCGCGGCCGCGGTGACCAGTTACACCAGTGAGCGGTTGCCAGACCTGCTGGCCAGCGCGGAGGCGCTCGAAGTAAACCGGGCCAGCACCGAAGCCAGCATTCGCGACTTCGCCGAGGTATTGCTGGCCGGAGCCGACCCATACGAGGCGGCACGCCTTGGCTCACCGACCCTCGCGTACGCGCAAGACGGTGCGCAACAAGGCATACCGCTGACCACCTTGATGCGCAGCTATCGGCTCGCCCACGCCGCAACAGCTCGGCACTTCAACGCGACCTTGGATGTCCACGCACGCAACGCGGACGAGCTAAGACTGGCGTCGGAGCTCGGTTCGGCTTGGATGTTCGCTTATGTGGACGCCGCGCTGTGTTTGGTCGAGGAGGTTTATGCCGCCGAGCGCGACCGATGGCTGCGCAGCGCCGCCGCGAATCAGGCCGAGACGATCCGTACCATCCTTGCCGGACAACCCATCGACGCCGATGTTGCGAGCCGGCGGCTTCGCTACGAGGTTGGCCGGGTACACGTCGCCGCCATAGCCTGGCTCGAATCTCACGAAGAAGGGCGTAACACCCAGGCGATTCTGGAAGCCGCCATCCGCGACGTCGCCGCGATGATCGGCAACCGGAAACCTCTGGTGCATTCCCTTGGTATCCTGTCGGTGGCGGCCTGGATCAGCTCCCACGGCGATGTGCCGTCAAAAGTCCTCGACGAGTTGCGGTTTGCGACCGCGACCGCGCCCGGCGTCCGGGTCGCCATTGGCGAACCCGCGCGCGGCATCGCGGGATTTCGCGCCAGCCACGTCGAGGCGCTCGAGGCGCAACGAGTCGCAGTGCTAGCCGCGCGCCCCGTAGGGGGCGTCACCCGCTACCACAACGCCTCGCTGGGCGCCATCGCCACAGTTGACATCGAACAAGCGCGGACCTTCGTGCGACGGGAATTGGGCCGCTTGGGATCCGACGATGAAACCACCCGCCGCCTCGCCGCGACGTTACGGACCTATCTTGATGAGAACTGTAGCCGTGGGCGAACCGCCAAGCGACTACACGTCCATGAGAACACCGTCGCCTACCGCATCCGTCAAGCAGAGCAGACCTTGGGGAGATCGTTGGAGAAGCGCACTCTCGAGTTACGCGTCGCACTTTCCCTTGTCGATCTCGTCGCCGAGCCAGCCGATGTGGGGGTGTCTCCCTAG